Proteins encoded together in one Epinephelus lanceolatus isolate andai-2023 chromosome 4, ASM4190304v1, whole genome shotgun sequence window:
- the pxylp1 gene encoding 2-phosphoxylose phosphatase 1 isoform X1 — protein sequence MSSSVRGWTSSYQAVVKMVSAFAAHLLLFLVSVNLIPTTPILEERPFQAADGGVGQALGKSRKRVFPAPHTQEPNPVSEAYGYCNTPNRTEHSWEGHSPADYKLLSVQVMIRHGDRYPLYYIPKTKRPAIDCTLSVSRKPSHPLLNPFIRHMGKGSRGHWDSPLGSVPRLPNHNACEMGELTQTGVVQHLRNGQLLQQAYKRHIFLPSDWSPRQLWFETTGKSRTLQSGLAFLFGFLPDFDWSKVTVRHQWSTLFCGSACDCPARNRYLEEEQRRQYRLRVSDTKLEKTYADMARTLGLPTRQLRAANPIDSLLCHLCHGISFPCVPMGDGTRGCLTMAQFAVIRRQQLDDEVDRRRVGLYHKYAILAMYPYLNRTATKMERVAKDNEAGRQPRAGAEEVFTLSSGHDVTVAPLLSALGLEEARFPRFAARVVFELWKSPPATQGQAKKKAGKGEKSKAKDGELFIRVLYNGEDVTFHTTFCRSHDRHANQPLCPLKNFLSFVRRDMFSVVNATSYQEACYRRAG from the exons TGAACCTGATCCCCACCACTCCCATACTGGAGGAGCGCCCCTTCCAGGCTGCAGATGGAGGTGTTGGGCAGGCTCTGGGGAAGAGCAGGAAGAGAGTGTTCCCCGCGCCTCACACCCAGGAGCCCAACCCCGTATCTGAGGCTTACGGTTACTGTAACACCCCGAACCGCACCGAACATTCCTGGGAAG GTCACAGTCCTGCTGACTACAAGCTGCTGTCTGTCCAGGTGATGATTCGCCATGGTGACCGCTATCCACTCTACTACATCCCCAAGACCAAAAGGCCCGCCATTGACTGCACCTTGTCCGTCAGCAG GAAGCCTTCCCACCCCCTGCTGAACCCCTTCATCCGTCACATGGGTAAGGGAAGTCGCGGCCACTGGGATTCACCACTGGGCTCCGTTCCTCGTCTGCCCAACCACAATGCCTGTGAGATGGGAGAACTCACGCAGACAG GTGTGGTGCAGCACCTGCGCAACGGGCAGCTCCTCCAGCAAGCCTACAAGCGCCACATTTTCCTCCCCTCCGACTGGTCGCCCCGCCAGTTATGGTTTGAGACCACAGGTAAGAGCCGCACTCTCCAGAGTGGACTGGCCTTCCTCTTCGGCTTCCTCCCAGACTTTGATTGGTCAAAAGTGACTGTGCGGCACCAGTGGAGCACATTGTTCTGTGGCTCGGCCTGCGACTGCCCCGCCAGGAACAGATACCTGgaggaagagcagaggaggCAGTATCGGCTCAGAGTGAGTGATACCAAACTTGAGAAGACCTACGCCGATATGGCACGGACTTTGGGTCTGCCGACCCGCCAGCTCCGAGCTGCAAACCCTATAGACTCGCTGCTGTGCCACCTGTGTCATGGCATTTCATTCCCATGTGTTCCTATGGGAGATGGCACCAGAGGGTGTCTGACAATGGCCCAGTTTGCTGTGATTCGCAGACAGCAGCTAGATGATGAGGTGGATCGGAGGAGGGTGGGGCTGTACCATAAATACGCCATCCTCGCCATGTACCCCTACCTCAACCGAACTGCCACCAAGATGGAGCGTGTTGCCAAGGACAATGAGGCTGGCAGACAGCCTCGTGCAGGGGCCGAGGAGGTCTTTACCCTCTCTTCAGGCCACGACGTGACTGTGGCCCCACTGCTGAGCGCCCTGGGACTAGAGGAGGCCCGCTTTCCACGGTTTGCAGCGAGGGTAGTCTTTGAATTGTGGAAAAGTCCCCCAGCCACACAAGGACAAGCAAAGAAGAAAGCTGGTAAAGGTGAGAAGTCCAAGGCGAAAGACGGGGAACTGTTCATCAGGGTGCTGTACAACGGGGAGGATGTGACATTTCACACCACCTTCTGTCGCTCCCACGACCGCCACGCCAACCAGCCCCTCTGCCCTCTGAAGAACTTCCTGTCTTTTGTCAGGAGAGACATGTTCAGTGTTGTCAACGCTACTTCCTACCAGGAGGCCTGCTACAGGCGTGCTGGTTGA
- the pxylp1 gene encoding 2-phosphoxylose phosphatase 1 isoform X2: protein MLARNRFLLLVAVGGAALAIISLSLQFLNLIPTTPILEERPFQAADGGVGQALGKSRKRVFPAPHTQEPNPVSEAYGYCNTPNRTEHSWEGHSPADYKLLSVQVMIRHGDRYPLYYIPKTKRPAIDCTLSVSRKPSHPLLNPFIRHMGKGSRGHWDSPLGSVPRLPNHNACEMGELTQTGVVQHLRNGQLLQQAYKRHIFLPSDWSPRQLWFETTGKSRTLQSGLAFLFGFLPDFDWSKVTVRHQWSTLFCGSACDCPARNRYLEEEQRRQYRLRVSDTKLEKTYADMARTLGLPTRQLRAANPIDSLLCHLCHGISFPCVPMGDGTRGCLTMAQFAVIRRQQLDDEVDRRRVGLYHKYAILAMYPYLNRTATKMERVAKDNEAGRQPRAGAEEVFTLSSGHDVTVAPLLSALGLEEARFPRFAARVVFELWKSPPATQGQAKKKAGKGEKSKAKDGELFIRVLYNGEDVTFHTTFCRSHDRHANQPLCPLKNFLSFVRRDMFSVVNATSYQEACYRRAG, encoded by the exons TGAACCTGATCCCCACCACTCCCATACTGGAGGAGCGCCCCTTCCAGGCTGCAGATGGAGGTGTTGGGCAGGCTCTGGGGAAGAGCAGGAAGAGAGTGTTCCCCGCGCCTCACACCCAGGAGCCCAACCCCGTATCTGAGGCTTACGGTTACTGTAACACCCCGAACCGCACCGAACATTCCTGGGAAG GTCACAGTCCTGCTGACTACAAGCTGCTGTCTGTCCAGGTGATGATTCGCCATGGTGACCGCTATCCACTCTACTACATCCCCAAGACCAAAAGGCCCGCCATTGACTGCACCTTGTCCGTCAGCAG GAAGCCTTCCCACCCCCTGCTGAACCCCTTCATCCGTCACATGGGTAAGGGAAGTCGCGGCCACTGGGATTCACCACTGGGCTCCGTTCCTCGTCTGCCCAACCACAATGCCTGTGAGATGGGAGAACTCACGCAGACAG GTGTGGTGCAGCACCTGCGCAACGGGCAGCTCCTCCAGCAAGCCTACAAGCGCCACATTTTCCTCCCCTCCGACTGGTCGCCCCGCCAGTTATGGTTTGAGACCACAGGTAAGAGCCGCACTCTCCAGAGTGGACTGGCCTTCCTCTTCGGCTTCCTCCCAGACTTTGATTGGTCAAAAGTGACTGTGCGGCACCAGTGGAGCACATTGTTCTGTGGCTCGGCCTGCGACTGCCCCGCCAGGAACAGATACCTGgaggaagagcagaggaggCAGTATCGGCTCAGAGTGAGTGATACCAAACTTGAGAAGACCTACGCCGATATGGCACGGACTTTGGGTCTGCCGACCCGCCAGCTCCGAGCTGCAAACCCTATAGACTCGCTGCTGTGCCACCTGTGTCATGGCATTTCATTCCCATGTGTTCCTATGGGAGATGGCACCAGAGGGTGTCTGACAATGGCCCAGTTTGCTGTGATTCGCAGACAGCAGCTAGATGATGAGGTGGATCGGAGGAGGGTGGGGCTGTACCATAAATACGCCATCCTCGCCATGTACCCCTACCTCAACCGAACTGCCACCAAGATGGAGCGTGTTGCCAAGGACAATGAGGCTGGCAGACAGCCTCGTGCAGGGGCCGAGGAGGTCTTTACCCTCTCTTCAGGCCACGACGTGACTGTGGCCCCACTGCTGAGCGCCCTGGGACTAGAGGAGGCCCGCTTTCCACGGTTTGCAGCGAGGGTAGTCTTTGAATTGTGGAAAAGTCCCCCAGCCACACAAGGACAAGCAAAGAAGAAAGCTGGTAAAGGTGAGAAGTCCAAGGCGAAAGACGGGGAACTGTTCATCAGGGTGCTGTACAACGGGGAGGATGTGACATTTCACACCACCTTCTGTCGCTCCCACGACCGCCACGCCAACCAGCCCCTCTGCCCTCTGAAGAACTTCCTGTCTTTTGTCAGGAGAGACATGTTCAGTGTTGTCAACGCTACTTCCTACCAGGAGGCCTGCTACAGGCGTGCTGGTTGA